A window of Panicum virgatum strain AP13 chromosome 8K, P.virgatum_v5, whole genome shotgun sequence contains these coding sequences:
- the LOC120646069 gene encoding uncharacterized protein LOC120646069 yields MLSMACLILRAAARVSSLAAWATDRLAAVTRVAAEARSGSGGAAVAAAVEARSGSSGAAAASDLLVAAAAAKARFGPGGPVAARLSHDNRSTLDKWQSAIPDWAKFEANEKDLESDDALWDLYERWCKFFNQERDREEMARRFSYFKKTVLRVEQNKKSDLPYRLGINHFADGKLRELCIESGSMNFRQRRSCSTSLSYGSEVRGQARRKRASRRNRNLKSICN; encoded by the exons ATGCTGTCGATGGCGTGCCTGATCCTCCGGGCGGCTGCTCGCGTCTCCAGCTTAGCTGCGTGGGCTACAGATCGCCTTGCGGCGGTGACGCgagtggcggcggaggcccgcTCTGGTTCAggcggtgcggcggtggcggcggcggtggaggcccgcTCTGGTTcaagcggtgcggcggcggcctcagATCTGCTCgttgctgcagcggcggcgaagGCCCGCTTTGGTCCAGGCGGTCCGGTGGCGGCCAGGCTCTCTCACGACAATAGATCCACTCTCGACAAATGGCAATCAGCCATACCAG ATTGGGCGAAATTCGAGGCAAATGAGAAGGATCTTGAGTCAGATGATGCCCTATGGGACCTGTACGAGCGCTGGTGCAAATTTTTTAACCAGGAGCGTGACCGTGAGGAGATGGCTCGCCGGTTCAGCTACTTCAAAAAGACTGTGCTGAGAGTGGAGCAAAACAAGAAATCTGATCTGCCTTACAGACTTGGGATTAACCATTTTGCCGATGGGAAGCTAAGGGAACTCTGCATCGAAAGTGGTAGCATGAACTTTCGACAGAGAAGGTCTTGTTCTACTTCACTGAGCTATGGGAGTGAAGTAAGGGGCCAGGCCAGGCGCAAGCGGGCCAGCCGCCGCAACCGAAACCTCAAATCCATCTGCAATTGA